One Polaribacter sp. KT25b DNA segment encodes these proteins:
- the tsf gene encoding translation elongation factor Ts, translated as METVKVSAADVKNLREATGAGMMDCKKALVEAGNDFDKAIDILRKKGQKIAAKRADRDSTEGVAVTKINDEKTAGVAIVLACETDFVGKNDAFVALGSQFADIALNHDTKESFLAADFGGMSVADKLVEQTGVIGEKLEITAFEKIEAAYVGAYTHIGKIAALVGLSAVVDNAETLSKDVAMQVASMGATSLSYKDFDPAYVAAETEARIAVIEKDNIELGRLGKTLKNVPQFISMSQLSEEVLAKAEEAAKAELAAEGKPEKIWDRILPGKMERFISDNTTLDTEQCLLDQAFIKDEKKNVAQYVKTYGDVEVSSFKRVTLG; from the coding sequence ATGGAAACAGTAAAAGTAAGTGCTGCTGATGTTAAAAACTTAAGAGAAGCTACTGGAGCTGGAATGATGGACTGTAAAAAGGCATTAGTTGAGGCTGGTAACGATTTTGACAAAGCAATTGATATTTTACGTAAAAAAGGTCAAAAAATTGCTGCAAAAAGAGCTGATAGAGATTCTACAGAAGGAGTTGCAGTTACAAAAATTAACGACGAAAAAACTGCTGGTGTAGCAATCGTTTTAGCTTGTGAAACTGACTTTGTTGGTAAAAACGATGCTTTTGTTGCCTTAGGTAGTCAATTTGCTGATATCGCTTTAAATCATGATACTAAGGAATCTTTCTTAGCTGCTGATTTTGGAGGTATGTCTGTTGCTGATAAATTAGTTGAACAAACTGGTGTTATTGGTGAAAAATTAGAAATTACAGCTTTCGAAAAAATTGAAGCTGCTTATGTTGGTGCTTATACTCACATTGGTAAAATTGCTGCTTTAGTAGGTCTATCTGCTGTTGTAGACAACGCTGAAACACTTTCTAAAGATGTTGCAATGCAAGTTGCTTCTATGGGAGCAACATCATTATCTTATAAAGATTTTGATCCTGCTTATGTAGCTGCAGAAACTGAAGCTAGAATTGCTGTTATAGAAAAAGATAATATTGAATTAGGTAGATTAGGAAAAACTTTAAAAAATGTTCCTCAATTTATTTCTATGTCTCAATTATCTGAAGAAGTTTTAGCTAAAGCTGAAGAAGCTGCTAAAGCTGAATTAGCTGCTGAAGGAAAACCAGAAAAAATCTGGGATAGAATTTTACCAGGAAAAATGGAAAGATTCATTTCTGACAACACAACTCTAGATACAGAGCAATGTCTTTTAGACCAAGCTTTTATTAAAGATGAAAAGAAAAATGTTGCACAATATGTTAAAACATATGGTGATGTTGAAGTAAGTTCTTTTAAGAGAGTTACTTTAGGATAA
- the aat gene encoding leucyl/phenylalanyl-tRNA--protein transferase, which produces MIWLTDKIIFPDYQFTTKDGIIALGGDLSVKRLEYAYKNGIFPWFSDDEPIVWYCPFKRMVLFPDELKVSKSMRKIINKKEFVITENIAFEEVIYNCKNIDRNDGFGTWITDDMQQAYINLHKKGIAKSIEVWLNNELVGGLYGLEINGIFCGESMFSKVSNASKIAFIHLVNNHDYKLIDCQVYNNHLASLGAREVERDLFLKMLKE; this is translated from the coding sequence ATGATTTGGCTTACAGATAAAATTATTTTTCCTGACTATCAATTTACAACCAAAGACGGCATTATTGCTCTAGGTGGAGATTTATCTGTAAAAAGATTAGAATATGCGTATAAAAATGGCATTTTCCCTTGGTTTTCTGATGATGAACCTATCGTATGGTATTGTCCTTTTAAAAGAATGGTTTTATTTCCTGATGAATTAAAAGTGTCTAAATCCATGCGTAAAATCATCAATAAAAAAGAATTTGTAATTACTGAAAATATTGCTTTTGAAGAGGTGATTTATAATTGTAAAAACATTGATAGAAACGATGGTTTTGGAACTTGGATAACAGATGATATGCAACAAGCTTATATAAATTTACATAAAAAAGGAATTGCTAAATCAATAGAAGTTTGGTTAAATAATGAGTTAGTTGGTGGTTTATATGGCTTAGAAATTAATGGTATTTTCTGCGGAGAAAGTATGTTTAGTAAAGTGTCTAATGCGTCAAAAATTGCATTTATCCATTTAGTTAATAACCATGATTATAAGCTGATTGATTGTCAAGTTTATAATAATCATTTAGCTAGTTTAGGTGCAAGAGAGGTAGAAAGAGATTTGTTTTTAAAAATGTTAAAAGAGTAG
- a CDS encoding YqaA family protein produces the protein MRKLKRKKRIKTKKEKATLIHNYYARTGFYQFVGNNLKKAILPIIGIVVAIFLFNKYVYNINDGLHHFTETFSRLGVLITFFISETLLGLIPPEIFIAWSKKTDDPILNLAILATLSYSGGLISYFIGKTALKIQSVKKYLEVKMAKNLENTRKWGGILILVGALLPLPFSIACVAAGMIKYPFKNVVLFGLFRFGRFAIYAWAIFSVVS, from the coding sequence ATGCGAAAGTTAAAAAGAAAAAAAAGAATAAAAACAAAAAAAGAAAAAGCAACGTTAATACATAATTATTATGCTAGAACGGGGTTTTATCAATTTGTTGGCAATAATTTAAAAAAAGCAATACTACCAATTATTGGTATTGTAGTTGCTATTTTCTTATTTAACAAATATGTATATAATATTAATGATGGCTTACATCATTTTACCGAAACTTTTTCTAGATTAGGCGTTTTAATAACTTTTTTTATTTCTGAAACTTTATTAGGATTAATTCCACCAGAAATTTTTATTGCTTGGTCTAAAAAAACAGATGATCCAATTTTAAATTTAGCAATTTTAGCAACACTCTCATATTCTGGAGGATTAATATCTTATTTTATAGGAAAAACAGCTTTAAAAATACAATCTGTAAAAAAATATTTAGAAGTTAAAATGGCTAAAAATTTAGAGAATACTCGTAAATGGGGTGGAATTCTAATTTTAGTGGGTGCTTTATTACCGCTTCCTTTTTCTATTGCATGTGTTGCTGCCGGAATGATAAAATATCCCTTTAAAAATGTGGTGCTTTTTGGTTTATTTAGATTTGGTAGATTTGCAATTTATGCTTGGGCAATTTTTAGTGTAGTCAGTTAA
- a CDS encoding DUF1456 family protein: MGLTNNDILKKLRVAHKLRDTDIVKICALVDFKVTKGELGALFRNEEHEKYVECGDQILRNFLNGLIIHLRGPMPPKKQKPTS, encoded by the coding sequence ATGGGATTAACAAATAATGATATTTTAAAAAAATTAAGAGTAGCTCACAAATTAAGAGATACAGATATTGTAAAAATCTGTGCCTTAGTAGATTTTAAAGTTACAAAAGGAGAATTAGGTGCATTGTTTAGAAACGAAGAGCATGAAAAATATGTAGAATGTGGCGATCAAATTTTACGTAATTTTTTAAATGGATTAATTATTCATTTACGCGGACCAATGCCGCCAAAGAAGCAAAAACCAACTTCTTAA
- a CDS encoding DUF3127 domain-containing protein, with the protein MEVIGKVKIIGDVQTFGTGGFRKRDLVVTTDDQYPQMISIEFHQDKTDLLNNYKVGQDVKVSINLRGREWINPEGQARYFNSIVGWRIENLSQGTSSQSVPPVDKFESASSVSDEEPDDLPF; encoded by the coding sequence ATGGAAGTTATTGGTAAAGTAAAAATAATTGGAGATGTTCAAACTTTTGGAACAGGTGGTTTTAGGAAAAGAGATTTGGTTGTAACGACTGATGATCAATATCCTCAAATGATAAGTATTGAATTTCACCAAGACAAAACAGATTTGTTAAACAATTATAAAGTTGGACAAGATGTAAAAGTATCTATTAATTTACGTGGTAGAGAGTGGATTAATCCAGAAGGACAGGCTAGATATTTTAATTCTATTGTTGGTTGGAGAATTGAGAATTTATCTCAAGGAACATCATCACAATCTGTGCCTCCAGTAGATAAATTTGAATCTGCTTCTAGTGTTTCTGATGAAGAACCAGATGATTTACCATTTTAG
- a CDS encoding flavin reductase family protein, whose translation MLTIDPKEISTGKLHGYLLGAIAPRPIAFASTIDINGNPNLSPFSFFNVFGSNPPILIFSPARRVRDNTTKDTLDNVLETKEVVINVVNYAIVQQMSLSSTEYPKGVNEFDKAGFTMLPSDKIKPFRVAESPVQFECKVKDVIFTGDEGGAGNLIVCEVVKIHISEAVLADDGSIDQHKIDLVARAGGNYYTRAKDGFFEISKPVSTLGIGVDVIPIEIRNSAVLTGNNLGMLGNVEQLPTLETVNNFGKDHPEFIGIEVTKKHTFAKRYLSKNDVESAWKVLLLK comes from the coding sequence ATGCTTACTATAGATCCAAAAGAAATTTCTACAGGCAAATTACATGGTTATTTATTAGGTGCAATTGCGCCAAGACCAATTGCGTTTGCAAGTACAATTGATATAAATGGAAATCCAAATTTATCTCCGTTTAGTTTTTTTAATGTTTTTGGCTCAAATCCGCCAATTTTAATATTTTCTCCAGCAAGAAGAGTTAGAGATAATACTACAAAAGATACTTTAGATAATGTTTTAGAAACGAAAGAAGTGGTTATAAATGTTGTAAATTATGCTATTGTACAGCAAATGTCATTAAGTAGTACAGAATATCCAAAAGGAGTAAATGAGTTTGATAAAGCTGGCTTTACAATGTTGCCTTCGGATAAAATTAAACCCTTTAGAGTGGCAGAATCTCCAGTGCAATTTGAGTGCAAAGTAAAAGACGTGATTTTTACAGGAGATGAAGGTGGAGCAGGAAACTTGATAGTTTGTGAGGTTGTAAAAATTCATATTTCTGAAGCTGTTTTAGCTGATGATGGCAGCATCGATCAACATAAAATTGATTTAGTAGCAAGAGCTGGAGGTAATTATTATACAAGAGCAAAAGATGGTTTTTTCGAAATTTCGAAACCAGTTTCTACTTTAGGTATTGGAGTTGATGTAATTCCCATAGAAATTAGAAATAGTGCTGTCTTAACAGGGAATAATTTAGGCATGTTAGGTAATGTAGAGCAACTACCTACATTAGAAACTGTTAATAACTTTGGGAAAGATCATCCTGAATTTATTGGGATAGAAGTCACAAAAAAACATACATTTGCCAAACGGTATTTAAGTAAAAATGATGTAGAAAGTGCTTGGAAAGTACTTTTATTAAAATAG
- a CDS encoding HAMP domain-containing sensor histidine kinase translates to MKVYSKTLFFKRFTIAASFIIVSLILWNTYTFFQKFKKAERAKMEIHGEAIKELRTVSIEELDQNISELPLKIISRTKDIPFILVDVDGNIKGSNNLDTIKEKDPEYLKEQLAIMKSQNQPILVEYLGKTDYIYYRDSDLLDKLTYYPLAFLLILVLFLAVIYLFYSSNKAAETNKLWTGMAKETAHQIGTPLSSLLGWIAILKMEKVNDTYITEIEKDVHRLNAIANRFSKIGSIPELKEENIVDISKQAFDYLESRSSKQISFSFFTTDEDIQIKLNSELFGWVIENLIKNAIDAMLRKGELTLRIESFGKKVKISVSDTGKGMPKKMFKQIFKPGFTTKKRGWGLGLSLSKRIVEDYHNGKIFVKKSEIDKGTTFEILLNRV, encoded by the coding sequence ATGAAAGTTTACTCTAAAACACTATTTTTTAAACGATTTACAATTGCTGCTTCGTTTATAATTGTCTCTTTAATTCTTTGGAATACCTATACTTTTTTTCAGAAATTTAAAAAAGCTGAAAGAGCAAAAATGGAAATTCATGGCGAAGCTATTAAAGAATTAAGAACCGTAAGTATTGAAGAATTAGATCAAAATATATCAGAATTACCTTTAAAAATTATCAGTAGAACAAAAGATATTCCTTTTATTTTAGTTGATGTTGATGGTAATATTAAAGGTTCTAATAATTTAGATACAATTAAAGAAAAAGATCCAGAATATTTAAAAGAACAGCTGGCAATTATGAAAAGCCAAAACCAACCAATTTTGGTTGAATATTTGGGTAAAACTGATTATATCTATTATCGAGATTCCGATTTATTAGATAAACTAACTTATTATCCTCTTGCTTTTTTACTGATTTTAGTACTGTTCTTAGCCGTAATTTATCTGTTTTACAGTTCTAACAAAGCAGCAGAAACTAATAAACTTTGGACTGGAATGGCTAAAGAAACTGCGCATCAAATTGGTACGCCATTATCTTCTTTACTTGGCTGGATTGCCATTTTAAAAATGGAAAAAGTAAATGACACCTATATTACTGAAATTGAAAAAGATGTACATCGATTGAACGCTATTGCAAATCGATTTTCGAAAATTGGGTCAATTCCAGAATTAAAAGAAGAAAATATTGTAGATATTTCTAAACAGGCTTTCGATTATTTAGAATCTAGAAGTTCTAAACAAATTTCATTTTCTTTTTTTACTACGGATGAAGATATTCAAATAAAATTAAACTCAGAGTTATTTGGTTGGGTTATAGAAAACCTCATCAAAAATGCCATTGACGCCATGTTAAGAAAAGGCGAATTAACTTTACGAATAGAAAGTTTTGGCAAAAAGGTAAAAATTTCTGTTTCTGATACCGGAAAAGGAATGCCTAAAAAAATGTTTAAGCAAATATTTAAACCTGGTTTTACCACAAAAAAACGTGGTTGGGGATTAGGTTTATCGCTCTCAAAAAGAATTGTAGAAGATTATCATAATGGAAAAATATTTGTAAAAAAATCTGAAATCGATAAAGGAACTACTTTTGAGATTTTATTAAATCGCGTTTAG
- a CDS encoding HIT family protein, with the protein MSIFTKIITGEIPSYKVAEDANFIAFLDINPNAKGHTLVVPKKEVNKLFDLSKDEYLQLMDFSYRVAKALEKTVACNRIGMSVIGLEVPHVHVHLIPLNAMSDIQFSQKVKLTNEEFVSLAESISDNFE; encoded by the coding sequence ATGAGCATATTCACCAAAATTATTACAGGAGAAATACCAAGTTATAAAGTAGCAGAAGACGCTAATTTTATTGCTTTTTTAGATATTAATCCGAATGCAAAAGGACACACTTTAGTAGTTCCTAAAAAAGAGGTAAATAAGCTTTTCGATTTATCAAAAGATGAGTATTTACAATTAATGGATTTTTCTTACAGAGTAGCAAAAGCGTTAGAGAAAACAGTTGCTTGTAACCGAATTGGAATGAGCGTAATTGGTTTAGAAGTACCTCACGTTCATGTTCATTTAATTCCTTTAAACGCAATGTCTGATATACAATTTTCTCAAAAAGTAAAATTGACAAATGAAGAATTTGTTAGTTTAGCAGAAAGTATTTCAGATAATTTTGAGTAA
- the greA gene encoding transcription elongation factor GreA has product MSNISYYSPEGLKKLKDELLQLEQVERPRVTQEIADARDKGDLSENAEYHAAKEEQSHLEFKIAKLKNVVSNARILDESQLDTSKILIHSIVKIKNTTNGMEFSYTLVADSETDVRNGKLSVNSPIGKGLLGKKVGDIAEIQVPNGVMKFEIMEISRK; this is encoded by the coding sequence ATGAGTAACATATCTTATTATTCACCAGAGGGATTGAAAAAATTGAAGGACGAATTGCTACAATTAGAGCAAGTTGAGCGCCCTAGAGTTACACAAGAAATTGCTGATGCAAGAGATAAAGGTGATTTGAGTGAAAATGCAGAATATCATGCAGCAAAAGAAGAACAATCTCATTTAGAGTTTAAAATAGCTAAATTAAAAAACGTGGTTTCAAATGCACGTATTTTAGATGAAAGTCAATTAGATACTTCTAAAATATTGATTCATTCTATCGTGAAAATTAAAAATACTACAAACGGAATGGAATTTAGCTATACTTTAGTTGCTGATTCAGAAACTGATGTTAGAAATGGTAAATTATCTGTAAACTCGCCAATTGGTAAAGGTTTATTAGGTAAGAAAGTTGGAGATATTGCGGAAATTCAAGTTCCGAATGGAGTTATGAAATTTGAAATTATGGAGATTTCTAGAAAATAA
- a CDS encoding 5-(carboxyamino)imidazole ribonucleotide synthase, with the protein MKNYFSSDFKLGILGGGQLGRMLLTETQKFDIYTSILDSNPNAPCAQICNHFEVGDLLDFDAVYNFGKTVDILTIEIENVNIDALDKLQAEGLTIYPKPKDLRIIQSKARQKHFYFDHQIPTAPFSHFAYLEELHHCLENDIINFPFVWKAARFGYDGNGVKIVRNFSDLESLPNVECITEQLIPFKNELAVIVARNADGETKTYPVVEMEFHPEANQVEYVICPARIEESVAKKAQELALKVVNDLDFVGLLAVEMFQTETNDILVNEVAPRPHNSGHYSIEASYTNQFEQHLRSILNLPLGNTDSKVAGIMVNLVGEEGFSGNVIYQNIEEILKIDGVTPHIYGKKETRPFRKMGHVTIVNTDIDKARKIAQQVKETIRVISKNN; encoded by the coding sequence GTGAAAAATTATTTTTCTTCTGATTTTAAATTAGGAATTTTAGGCGGTGGTCAATTAGGAAGAATGCTTCTTACCGAAACTCAAAAATTTGATATTTACACTTCTATTTTAGATAGCAATCCAAATGCACCTTGTGCGCAAATTTGCAATCATTTTGAAGTTGGAGATTTGTTAGATTTTGATGCCGTTTACAACTTTGGTAAAACGGTAGACATTTTAACAATTGAAATAGAAAACGTAAATATTGATGCTTTAGATAAATTACAAGCAGAAGGATTAACGATTTATCCAAAACCTAAAGATTTACGCATTATTCAAAGTAAAGCCAGACAAAAACATTTTTACTTTGATCATCAAATTCCGACAGCGCCTTTTTCTCATTTTGCATATTTAGAAGAATTACATCACTGTTTAGAAAATGATATCATTAATTTTCCTTTTGTTTGGAAAGCTGCACGTTTTGGTTATGATGGAAATGGTGTAAAAATTGTTAGAAATTTTTCTGATTTAGAATCTTTGCCAAATGTTGAGTGTATTACAGAGCAATTAATTCCGTTTAAAAACGAATTAGCAGTAATTGTTGCAAGAAATGCTGATGGAGAAACTAAAACATATCCTGTTGTAGAAATGGAATTTCATCCAGAAGCAAACCAAGTAGAATATGTAATTTGTCCTGCAAGAATTGAAGAATCTGTTGCAAAAAAAGCACAAGAATTGGCTTTAAAAGTTGTGAATGATTTAGATTTTGTTGGGTTATTAGCAGTAGAAATGTTTCAAACAGAAACCAATGATATTTTGGTAAATGAAGTTGCGCCAAGACCACATAATTCTGGGCATTATTCAATTGAAGCAAGTTATACCAATCAATTTGAGCAACATTTACGATCAATTTTAAATCTTCCTTTAGGAAATACTGATAGTAAGGTTGCCGGAATTATGGTAAATTTAGTTGGTGAAGAAGGATTTTCTGGCAATGTAATTTATCAGAATATAGAAGAAATTTTAAAAATTGACGGAGTTACACCTCACATTTACGGTAAGAAAGAAACGCGTCCTTTTCGTAAAATGGGTCATGTTACAATTGTAAATACTGATATTGATAAAGCTAGAAAAATAGCACAACAAGTTAAAGAAACAATTAGAGTAATAAGTAAAAACAATTAA
- the purE gene encoding 5-(carboxyamino)imidazole ribonucleotide mutase, with protein sequence MVGIIMGSDSDLPIMQEAIDILESFDIQIEVDIVSAHRTPEKLFDYSKNAHLRGIKVIISGAGGAAHLPGMVASMSPLPIIGVPVKSRNSIDGWDSVLSILQMPGGVPVATVALDGAKNAGILAAQIIGASDKYVLDKIIAYKEGLKLKVEQASERVRK encoded by the coding sequence ATGGTAGGAATAATAATGGGAAGTGATTCTGATCTTCCAATAATGCAAGAAGCAATAGATATTTTAGAAAGTTTTGATATTCAAATAGAAGTTGATATCGTTTCTGCTCATAGAACACCAGAGAAACTTTTTGACTATTCTAAAAACGCACATTTACGCGGAATAAAAGTAATTATTTCGGGTGCTGGTGGCGCAGCTCATTTACCAGGAATGGTTGCAAGTATGAGTCCGTTACCAATAATTGGAGTTCCTGTAAAAAGTAGAAATTCTATTGATGGTTGGGATTCTGTTTTGTCTATTTTACAAATGCCTGGTGGCGTTCCTGTTGCAACTGTTGCTTTAGATGGCGCAAAAAATGCAGGGATTTTAGCAGCACAAATTATTGGTGCTTCAGACAAATATGTTTTAGATAAAATTATTGCTTACAAAGAAGGTTTAAAATTAAAAGTTGAGCAAGCTTCTGAAAGAGTTAGAAAATAA
- a CDS encoding M3 family metallopeptidase, producing the protein MNPLLQDFNTPPFSKISNEDYKPAIKKGIEIAKSEIDEIIHNTDAPTFENTTVALDFSGEKLNKITSIFFNLNSAETNDEIQKIAQEVSPWLSEFSNDITLNEDLFKRVKAVYDTRENLDLTPEQEMLLDKQYKSFARNGANLNEEAKIKLREIDAQLSKLSLQFGENVLAETHAFEMHLTDENDVSGLPESVKESAKEVAKSKEKEGYIFTLDYPSYIPFLTYADNRELRKKMAIAAGKKAFQDNEFNNENVVLNIVNLRQQRANLLGYKTHAHFVLEERMAETPEKVIEFSNNLLEKAKPAALKEFENLENFAKKLDGIDQLQKWDGSYYSEKLKKELFDLDQEILKPYFKLENVIDGVFEIANRLYDLKFEEVFNIDKYHEDVKTYNVTDTEGNFVAVFYADFHPRKGKRNGAWMTSYKSQQIKNGINERPQVSIVCNFTKPTATKPSLLTFTEVTTLFHEFGHALHGMLANTTYNSLSGTSVSWDFVELPSQILENWCFEKEALELFAKHYETGEVIPMKYVEKIKESASFHEGMQTLRQLSFGLLDMQWHGQNPSGITSIKEFENDAFSNTKLYPDVAENCMSTAFSHIFQGGYSAGYYSYKWAEVLDADAFEYFLEEGIFNKEVATKFKENVLSKGGTEKPMDLYKRFRGKEPKPDALLKRAGLV; encoded by the coding sequence ATGAACCCACTTTTACAAGATTTTAATACACCTCCTTTTTCTAAAATTTCTAATGAAGATTACAAACCTGCAATTAAAAAAGGGATTGAAATTGCAAAATCAGAAATTGATGAAATTATACATAATACCGATGCTCCAACTTTTGAAAACACAACAGTTGCTTTAGATTTTTCTGGCGAAAAACTAAATAAAATTACTAGTATTTTCTTCAATTTGAATTCTGCAGAAACAAATGATGAAATTCAGAAAATTGCTCAAGAAGTTTCTCCTTGGCTAAGTGAATTTAGCAATGATATTACTTTAAACGAAGATCTATTTAAACGAGTAAAAGCTGTTTATGATACTAGAGAAAATTTAGATTTAACTCCAGAACAAGAAATGCTTTTAGATAAGCAATACAAAAGTTTTGCTAGAAATGGTGCAAATTTAAATGAAGAAGCTAAAATTAAACTTCGTGAAATTGATGCGCAACTCTCTAAATTATCTTTACAATTTGGCGAAAATGTTTTAGCAGAAACTCATGCTTTTGAAATGCATTTAACAGATGAAAATGACGTATCAGGTTTACCAGAAAGCGTAAAAGAATCTGCAAAAGAAGTTGCAAAATCTAAAGAGAAAGAAGGTTATATTTTCACCTTAGATTATCCAAGTTACATTCCTTTTTTAACGTATGCAGACAATAGAGAATTGCGTAAAAAAATGGCAATTGCTGCTGGTAAAAAAGCGTTTCAAGACAATGAATTCAATAATGAAAACGTAGTTTTAAATATTGTAAATCTTCGTCAGCAAAGAGCAAATTTATTAGGCTATAAAACGCATGCTCATTTTGTTTTAGAAGAAAGAATGGCAGAAACCCCAGAAAAAGTAATTGAGTTTTCTAATAATTTGTTAGAAAAAGCAAAACCTGCTGCTTTAAAAGAATTTGAAAATTTAGAAAATTTTGCTAAAAAATTAGACGGAATTGATCAACTTCAAAAATGGGACGGTTCTTATTATTCAGAAAAATTAAAGAAAGAATTGTTTGATTTAGATCAGGAAATCTTAAAACCTTATTTTAAATTAGAAAACGTAATTGATGGTGTTTTTGAAATTGCAAATCGTTTATATGATTTAAAATTTGAAGAAGTTTTTAATATCGACAAATATCATGAAGATGTTAAAACATATAATGTAACAGACACAGAAGGAAACTTTGTTGCTGTTTTTTATGCTGATTTTCATCCAAGGAAAGGGAAAAGAAATGGCGCTTGGATGACAAGTTACAAATCACAACAAATTAAAAATGGAATTAACGAAAGGCCACAAGTTTCAATCGTTTGTAATTTTACAAAACCTACAGCTACAAAACCATCATTATTAACTTTTACTGAAGTTACAACTTTGTTTCATGAATTTGGTCACGCGCTTCATGGCATGTTAGCAAACACAACCTATAATAGCTTATCTGGAACATCTGTTTCTTGGGATTTTGTTGAATTACCAAGTCAGATTTTAGAAAATTGGTGTTTCGAAAAAGAAGCGTTAGAATTGTTTGCAAAACATTATGAAACTGGCGAAGTTATTCCGATGAAATATGTTGAAAAAATAAAAGAATCTGCAAGTTTTCACGAGGGAATGCAAACGTTACGTCAATTAAGTTTTGGGTTGTTAGATATGCAATGGCACGGACAAAATCCATCAGGAATTACATCTATAAAAGAATTTGAAAATGACGCTTTTTCAAATACAAAATTATATCCAGATGTTGCAGAAAATTGCATGAGTACTGCTTTTTCTCATATTTTTCAAGGTGGATATTCTGCTGGATATTATTCTTACAAATGGGCAGAAGTTTTAGATGCAGATGCTTTTGAATACTTTTTAGAAGAAGGAATTTTCAACAAAGAAGTAGCCACAAAGTTTAAAGAAAACGTTTTATCAAAAGGTGGAACAGAAAAACCGATGGATTTATACAAACGTTTTAGAGGCAAAGAACCAAAACCAGATGCTTTATTAAAAAGAGCGGGTTTGGTTTAA